A part of Carettochelys insculpta isolate YL-2023 chromosome 1, ASM3395843v1, whole genome shotgun sequence genomic DNA contains:
- the ING4 gene encoding inhibitor of growth protein 4 isoform X1: MAAGMYLEHYLDSIENLPFELQRNFQLMRDLDQRTEDLKSEIDKLATEYISNARTLSSEEKLGLLKQIQEAYGKCKEFGDDKVQLAMQTYEMVDKHIRRLDTDLARFEADLKEKQIESSDYDSSSSKGKKKGRAQKEKKAARARSKGKNSDEEAPKMAQKKLKLVRTSTEYGMPSVTFGNVHPSDVLDMPVDPNEPTYCLCHQVSYGEMIGCDNPDCSIEWFHFACVGLTTKPRGKWFCPRCSQERKKK, from the exons gCATTGAGAACCTGCCATTTGAATTGCAGAGAAATTTCCAGCTAATGCGAGATCTGGATCAGCGAACAGAAG ACCTCAAGTCAGAGATTGATAAACTGGCCACGGAGTATATCAGCAATGCACGGACTCTATCTTCAGAGGAAAAACTGGGGCTTCTCAAGCAAATACAGGAGGCCTATGGGAAATGCAAGGAGTTTGGAGATGACAAGGTGCAGCTGGCCATGCAGACCTATGAGATG GTGGATAAGCACATCCGGCGGCTAGACACAGACCTTGCCCGTTTTGAAGCCGACTTGAAGGAGAAGCAGATTGAGTCAAGTGACTACGACAGCTCCTCCAGCAAGGGAAAAAAGA AGGGCCGGGCCCAAAAGGAGAAGAAAGCTGCCCGAGCTCGTTCTAAAGGTAAAAACTCTGATGAGGAGGCACCAAAGATGGCTCAAAAGAAGCTGAAACTCGTCCGCAC cagcacagagtaTGGGATGCCTTCAGTGACCTTTGGTAATGTGCACCCTTCAGATGTGCTGGATATGCCTGTGGATCCCAACGAACCCACCTACTGCCTGTGCCACCAGGTCTCCTATGGGGAGATGATTGGCTGTGATAACCCTGAT TGCTCCATCGAGTGGTTCCATTTTGCCTGTGTGGGCCTGACAACAAAGCCAAGAGGGAAATG GTTCTGCCCTCGCTGCTCCcaggagaggaagaagaaataa
- the ING4 gene encoding inhibitor of growth protein 4 isoform X2: MAAGMYLEHYLDSIENLPFELQRNFQLMRDLDQRTEDLKSEIDKLATEYISNARTLSSEEKLGLLKQIQEAYGKCKEFGDDKVQLAMQTYEMVDKHIRRLDTDLARFEADLKEKQIESSDYDSSSSKGKKKGRAQKEKKAARARSKGKNSDEEAPKMAQKKLKLVRTTEYGMPSVTFGNVHPSDVLDMPVDPNEPTYCLCHQVSYGEMIGCDNPDCSIEWFHFACVGLTTKPRGKWFCPRCSQERKKK, encoded by the exons gCATTGAGAACCTGCCATTTGAATTGCAGAGAAATTTCCAGCTAATGCGAGATCTGGATCAGCGAACAGAAG ACCTCAAGTCAGAGATTGATAAACTGGCCACGGAGTATATCAGCAATGCACGGACTCTATCTTCAGAGGAAAAACTGGGGCTTCTCAAGCAAATACAGGAGGCCTATGGGAAATGCAAGGAGTTTGGAGATGACAAGGTGCAGCTGGCCATGCAGACCTATGAGATG GTGGATAAGCACATCCGGCGGCTAGACACAGACCTTGCCCGTTTTGAAGCCGACTTGAAGGAGAAGCAGATTGAGTCAAGTGACTACGACAGCTCCTCCAGCAAGGGAAAAAAGA AGGGCCGGGCCCAAAAGGAGAAGAAAGCTGCCCGAGCTCGTTCTAAAGGTAAAAACTCTGATGAGGAGGCACCAAAGATGGCTCAAAAGAAGCTGAAACTCGTCCGCAC cacagagtaTGGGATGCCTTCAGTGACCTTTGGTAATGTGCACCCTTCAGATGTGCTGGATATGCCTGTGGATCCCAACGAACCCACCTACTGCCTGTGCCACCAGGTCTCCTATGGGGAGATGATTGGCTGTGATAACCCTGAT TGCTCCATCGAGTGGTTCCATTTTGCCTGTGTGGGCCTGACAACAAAGCCAAGAGGGAAATG GTTCTGCCCTCGCTGCTCCcaggagaggaagaagaaataa
- the ING4 gene encoding inhibitor of growth protein 4 isoform X4: protein MRDLDQRTEDLKSEIDKLATEYISNARTLSSEEKLGLLKQIQEAYGKCKEFGDDKVQLAMQTYEMVDKHIRRLDTDLARFEADLKEKQIESSDYDSSSSKGKKKGRAQKEKKAARARSKGKNSDEEAPKMAQKKLKLVRTSTEYGMPSVTFGNVHPSDVLDMPVDPNEPTYCLCHQVSYGEMIGCDNPDCSIEWFHFACVGLTTKPRGKWFCPRCSQERKKK from the exons ATGCGAGATCTGGATCAGCGAACAGAAG ACCTCAAGTCAGAGATTGATAAACTGGCCACGGAGTATATCAGCAATGCACGGACTCTATCTTCAGAGGAAAAACTGGGGCTTCTCAAGCAAATACAGGAGGCCTATGGGAAATGCAAGGAGTTTGGAGATGACAAGGTGCAGCTGGCCATGCAGACCTATGAGATG GTGGATAAGCACATCCGGCGGCTAGACACAGACCTTGCCCGTTTTGAAGCCGACTTGAAGGAGAAGCAGATTGAGTCAAGTGACTACGACAGCTCCTCCAGCAAGGGAAAAAAGA AGGGCCGGGCCCAAAAGGAGAAGAAAGCTGCCCGAGCTCGTTCTAAAGGTAAAAACTCTGATGAGGAGGCACCAAAGATGGCTCAAAAGAAGCTGAAACTCGTCCGCAC cagcacagagtaTGGGATGCCTTCAGTGACCTTTGGTAATGTGCACCCTTCAGATGTGCTGGATATGCCTGTGGATCCCAACGAACCCACCTACTGCCTGTGCCACCAGGTCTCCTATGGGGAGATGATTGGCTGTGATAACCCTGAT TGCTCCATCGAGTGGTTCCATTTTGCCTGTGTGGGCCTGACAACAAAGCCAAGAGGGAAATG GTTCTGCCCTCGCTGCTCCcaggagaggaagaagaaataa
- the ING4 gene encoding inhibitor of growth protein 4 isoform X3 → MYQAPGVLSIENLPFELQRNFQLMRDLDQRTEDLKSEIDKLATEYISNARTLSSEEKLGLLKQIQEAYGKCKEFGDDKVQLAMQTYEMVDKHIRRLDTDLARFEADLKEKQIESSDYDSSSSKGKKKGRAQKEKKAARARSKGKNSDEEAPKMAQKKLKLVRTSTEYGMPSVTFGNVHPSDVLDMPVDPNEPTYCLCHQVSYGEMIGCDNPDCSIEWFHFACVGLTTKPRGKWFCPRCSQERKKK, encoded by the exons ATGTACCAGGCCCCGGGTGTCTTAA gCATTGAGAACCTGCCATTTGAATTGCAGAGAAATTTCCAGCTAATGCGAGATCTGGATCAGCGAACAGAAG ACCTCAAGTCAGAGATTGATAAACTGGCCACGGAGTATATCAGCAATGCACGGACTCTATCTTCAGAGGAAAAACTGGGGCTTCTCAAGCAAATACAGGAGGCCTATGGGAAATGCAAGGAGTTTGGAGATGACAAGGTGCAGCTGGCCATGCAGACCTATGAGATG GTGGATAAGCACATCCGGCGGCTAGACACAGACCTTGCCCGTTTTGAAGCCGACTTGAAGGAGAAGCAGATTGAGTCAAGTGACTACGACAGCTCCTCCAGCAAGGGAAAAAAGA AGGGCCGGGCCCAAAAGGAGAAGAAAGCTGCCCGAGCTCGTTCTAAAGGTAAAAACTCTGATGAGGAGGCACCAAAGATGGCTCAAAAGAAGCTGAAACTCGTCCGCAC cagcacagagtaTGGGATGCCTTCAGTGACCTTTGGTAATGTGCACCCTTCAGATGTGCTGGATATGCCTGTGGATCCCAACGAACCCACCTACTGCCTGTGCCACCAGGTCTCCTATGGGGAGATGATTGGCTGTGATAACCCTGAT TGCTCCATCGAGTGGTTCCATTTTGCCTGTGTGGGCCTGACAACAAAGCCAAGAGGGAAATG GTTCTGCCCTCGCTGCTCCcaggagaggaagaagaaataa